From Solanum stenotomum isolate F172 chromosome 2, ASM1918654v1, whole genome shotgun sequence:
CATCCTCGTCTATGATCTTGAGTACGTATTCAACCTTCTCCTCCATATCTGCAAATATATAACAGTTAGCTCTTTATACATGTATGAGAATACTTTCTGATAATCGAGAAATCCTCAAGGGCTAATGATGCGCGGTTTGAAACTCAGTGGATAATGGTCCTCCCCTCTACTTACAAGACAACACAAGGAACAAATAAATCTCATCTGTGATTTATACTGTTATAGTCATCCAAGAAAACATCATTCTTTTTTCTACTTCCAATGCCTTTTAAGACAAATATTTCCTCCgttcttactttcttttttagtccgtttctaaaagaatgttttttcaactttttggCAACTATTCCATTCTAACTTTGcttatgacatgtttaagaccataagatataacgacattttggtacattctacttctttattttcttcaactCCGCACCATATCAAtatcagacaaacaaattgaaacagagagagagagtagtATAATAAGTTGTCCATCTCTGTATTTGTTAGTGAGTTTAAGTTGTGTACACTAAACTACATACATTATGTGCTATCCAGAAAATAACCTACTATAACGAGTTAAATTCATGCTTTACACTGTcggtatatataatttaaacccTTTATCAATACCTCAATTAGGAAAACAGCTATAACAATTCtattattctttctttattatgaTTCATTGGAACTACAAACATTTGCATGATATCTATACACTATACAGTAAAACACACTTGTACTAGTTCAATATTCtgttattttcttgataaaagAACCTAttttgaaaatctcaaaaaatgttattatatattaaagattGCATCATAAacaagatatatataaatagatattaTACTAATAAAGAACTGACCTTGGAGGTTTTCATCAAGCCATTTTGACTGTTTTGTTCTAATATGGCTAGCCCACCACCAAGAATATGCATTTCTTGCTGCTCTATGcaacattttttcttcttttttctaatacTCTCACTATGAATTTACTTGTTTTTCTTCATTGAACATAAGTTGTTTGATAATACATAATAGATGAGATCCACCATtgaaaggggaaaaaaaaactatatgattACTAGGAAGGAGAAAATGTGCATGATGTTGAGCAAAAATGTATGGGGAACATACTTGGTCAAAAAAAGGTGTTGGatctatttttttagaaataagcATAAGTGTAGGAACCCCATTAACTAACTAACCAATTggcaattttaataatttttttaaaaaaatttaaaaaatcatggaTCTGCCAGATTGGTTTAACATTATGGCTTGCATGTCCTTCcctcttcttatttttttcttattgtaGAATTCTTTTTGAGTTGAGGGGTGTACATGGTTTGACTttctcctttttattattattcttgtttGTCACCATTACTATTCaatccgtttcaatttgtttgtcttacttttctttttagtccgtttcaaaaagaatgtatcttttctttttttgacaaCTCTCTGATTCTAATTTTTCATGTCATGTACTCATGTTTACGACCACAAGATTTAAAGaacatttattatattctatatagatttattttaagaccataagatgcaaaactcttctttattttcttaaattttgtgtcaaatcaTAATCAAATAAGCAAATTAAAACGTAGGGAGTATTTTGATTTGGATAtcgaatttttaatttttgaaaataaaatttatataattagtgaTAAAAAAGTATActataagttataatttttcatttgaaagTAATAGTTAAAAAGATAGCAATAAGAAGATGGTTTTGCGTTGTCTGTAACATACTAACATGGCTATTACAAGATGATGCTACATGATTCCAGGCAAGCTAAGATCacaaatatattcattttaaaaaaaaagatgtggTGGTGTTAATATTTTATTGTGGTTGttaactactccctccgtttaaaaaagaatgacctcttttactttttagtctgtttcaaaaagaatgacctctttctttttttggtaacattttaatctcagctttccacgtgacatatttaagaccacaagattaaatgacaattttgtacatttgatataactttaatttaggaccacaagattcaaaagtcttctttatttcttaaactccatacCAAGTCAAACTAGGCCATTCTTTGTGAGACGGATGAAGTACTAtgcaaaaatatttacatactTGTTTGCTATGCTGGAGAatgaaaaattgagaagaaCATGGCTAGAAAAAAGAGACACAGATAGAATGAAATAATCAAAGCAGTAGGTCCGAACACCAcgattatatataaaaaaatgaacattACATGATTGAgatcaaaataatcaaatacTATCCCATAAGGTTGCTAGTACAATTTTTGCTCTTCACAAGGTAAGAGTAAGATTACGTACACACCAGCCTCTCCAGACCctacttgtgagattacactgaATATGTTGTCATTGTTGTATAAATTTTGTTCAAGTCCTCATTCATTGAGCTCCTCAACATATTGGCTTGAAAATGAATAAAGTTTCTATTCATTTCCAATCAATAGAGTTTACAGTAACAGGCTTATAGCATAGCCTTAAGCAAAAGAAATACAGAACAACAGAGGGATATAGAGAGGAAGCAGGGAAGAAAAATATCACCAATGAACAGCAGAGGCATATTATTGCAACTAATGCTGTCTGAGGTTTACAATTATTTACAGTACTTATGAAGATTATCAAACTTCATGCGGCGTATTTACAACTAGATGAACATAATTACATATTCACAGATATTTACATCAAAGAATGATCAAGCATAACACACAGCTGTGCCTTTCCCTCTTCTTAAGAATTTTGTGTCCTCCATCATCCATTTCTCTGTGTCTCCTTCCAGTCACTTTACATCGAAAACTTACACCAATGTTCATGAAGAAGCATTGCAAGCAGAGGTCACATCTTCGGAGACAATTCTGGAGATCAAACACCAGAATATCCACGAAATACGAAAGGGAggttcctttttcttcttttttcttcttttttttttctttttgagagtGGATAGGAAGCAGCAGATGCCTATATCGTCTGCTGTTTCTTCTCCTCAAATATTAGCGTCCTTCAAACTCACTCCTCTTTCTACAAATATACATTATTTccagacattttttttttgttttaggaTATCATATCTTTATATTTCTATAGAGTTCATATCTAAGCTTGTAGTGGGTAACCATAACAGCTCAAGTTTGATCCACTGCAACATAGAATCAGGATAAGCAGCAGAAAACAAGTTTTGATCAGCACCATAGGCGCTGCTGGATTTCAGTGATTCCTCAGAGAAGAGACCCAGTGCTCCATATACTTCTTATTCTCTGCAACGAAATCAAGAAGCCTAAATCATACAAAGTACAAAGCTAAAAAATGTGACGAAAAGGGAAGCTGAAAATAATTTACTCATTATAGATCTTCTTTTTGTCTCTTTATCTAATTCAACGCATTATTGATGACTTTATGTTCAATCAGATACAATAAGCAACAACAGCATACCCAGTGTTATCCCACAactggggtctggggagggtgggggtggggtgtatgcagaccttacccctaccttgtgagaggtagagagattgtttccgaTATTTATGTTCAATTACATAGAAACTAAAAGTTATAATGAAAAGTTTTTACATGTAATAGCTAAAGAAcaatatagaagaaaaaattagGTTTCTCTGATAATAGCAAAGTTAAAAAAGCAGGAAGACTTAATTGAATTGATTATATGCTTGAAGCAATATTACAACTTTTTGATCAAACGAAACTAGCAAAAGTGAAACTCTTTCAATTTTCATAAGCCTTTCCAGCTAAACCGAATACTCAGATTTGTAAACATAGTAAAGCAACTGAAACGTTCATTAAGTTAGTTGGTTTAGAAGCATTGCCACATTCCTCTCTTGGTGTCAAGAAGCAATTGTATCATCATTCATACTCTATCATTACAGGTTTTGGAATTTTTAACTCCTTTGATCAATGAGGAGTAACAACCTAGTGGCGAAGTGTCACGTGTTGGAATTCTAGCCTCGTGACATCTGTTATTCACTTGGACCTTCCATACTCTCTTATTAACTGCAACAACTACTACTAGTACTTTGACTGAACCCTAATGGCCAAATCTCATGTTAGGTTTGTTAAAGCTAAATGAGGAACCAGTAAGGCTTTGATTCCTATAGAGAAGGGTACTGGCATATATCCTCATCATCCACTTAGTTATAATGATTGTAACTGGGAAATGACCTTTTCAATGAATAGAGCCGATTGTGAGTCAGGTATTTTGCAAAAGCACCAAATCTTTATGAACATCAACAGTTGCGTTTCTCTTAGAATACCTTAATGGCCTAATTTGCCAGCAATATGTGATTAATCCTAATGAGGTCTTTTACAATATAAGGTTTTCAACAGCAATGTGTATAATAATCTTTGAAAAGCATTGGTCAAGACTCAATTTTCCGTGTCATCCAAGAGATACATAcaatattagaaataatattcAAATAACAAGAACATGACAGCAAGAGACTATTACCAGTAGCATATATGTCCTTCAAGTTTGCAATGGCTTGCAGAAACTTATCTTGTGCATTTTCTTCCACATTTGCACAACCGTAGCCATAGCAAGGAACAAGCACAGCAAAGCTATCATCTAAATCATCATCACTATTGAATCCAGGTCCATGAGGCTCCAACCATCCAACTGACCAATCTGAATCCTCAGACTCAGACCCTGAAACACATCCACCATCTGATGGCACAATAACAATATCATATTCCCTGTCAATCTTTCGTTCCTCACGACTCTGCCATTTTCGCTTAACCCTTCTTGATGAGGAAGC
This genomic window contains:
- the LOC125854864 gene encoding uncharacterized protein LOC125854864 yields the protein MAMTFTPLSWLLWSGKHQEPKISNGSSLNSSPDSLLWDSDTLKFPLDRRRDMASSSRRVKRKWQSREERKIDREYDIVIVPSDGGCVSGSESEDSDWSVGWLEPHGPGFNSDDDLDDSFAVLVPCYGYGCANVEENAQDKFLQAIANLKDIYATENKKYMEHWVSSLRNH